In Parasegetibacter sp. NRK P23, the genomic stretch AGTCGATCCAACTGAACTTCTGGTTCTTACCGCGGATCACGCTGGTTACAGCGGTATTGGCGGCAGATTTTTCTTTCAGTCCGATGATATCACCTGGCTTCAGTTGATAAGAAGGAACGTTTACCACGTCACCGTTTACGGTAATGTGTTTGTGCGACACCAGCTGACGGGCAGCGGGGCGGGAAGGAGCGATACCGAGGCGGAACACGGTATTGTCGAGACGTGCTTCGAGCAGTTTGATCAGGTTTTCACCTGTAACACCTTTCCTACGGGCAGCTTCTTCAAAAGTTCTGCGGAATTGTTTTTCCAGTACACCGTAAGTGTATTTGGCTTTTTGCTTTTCACGGAGCTGAAGGGCGTATTCACCCAAGCTCTTTCTCTTACGGGCAGCACCGTGCTGACCGGGAGGGTTGCTGTTTTTGTTCAGCCATTTGCCATTGCCCAGGATGGGCTCACCAAAGATTCTGGAGATTTTGGTCTTGGGACCAGTGTAACGTGCCATAATGTTTAATGCTTTCGATTTTTTTATGAATCAGGTACGTGATCAGTGAAAAATCGTAAAAAATAAATCACGTGCCTAAAATGAAAATTTTGAATTCTGAATTTTGGATGCTGAATGAAGGGTAGTCCAACGGTTCAACATCCAAAATTTAAAATCCAAAATTCAAAATATAGTTAAACCCTTCTCTTTTTGGGAGGACGGCAGCCGTTGTGCGGCAGCGGGGTTACGTCTTTGATCATAGTTACTTCAATACCGGAGTTGGCGAGTGCGCGGATAGCGCCTTCACGACCTGAACCGGGACCTTTCACGTACACGTCGCATCTTTTCATGCCTGCTTCCAGTGCTACTTTAGCGGCGTCCTGTGCAGCCATCTGAGCGGCGTAAGGTGTATTTTTCTTGGATCCGCGGAAGCCCATTTTACCGGCGCTTGACCAGGAGATCACCTGCCCTGTTTTGTTGGTAAGGCTGATGATGATGTTATTGAAGCTGGCGGAGATATGTGCATCACCGTAAGCATCCACCTTTACAATTCTTTTCTTCGTTGAGGCTTTGGCTGCGTTGCCTTTGCCACCTTGTGCTTTTGCCATAGTTGTTTTAAACGAGGTATTCTTTAACAATAAAGTTCAGCTTATCCCTCCCCGCAGAAGAATACGGATCCGGGAATCAGCGCATCACGCCGCGGCGCGATTACTTCTTAGGAGCCTTCTTCTTACCTGCAACGGTTTTACGTTTACCTTTGCGGGTACGGCTGTTGGTTTTGGTACGCTGACCACGAACAGGGAGACCTTTTCTGTGGCGCAGACCGCGGTAGCATGCGATGTCAAGCAAACGCTTGATGTTCATCTGCACTTCACTGCGAAGCTGGCCTTCCACCTTGAACTCACCATTGATGATATTACGGATGGCAGCCTGTTCTTCATCGTTCCACTCATTTACTTTCTTGTCGAAGCTGATACCAGCTTTGTTGAGAATGTACTGAGCAGTAGAACGGCCTATTCCGTAGATATAGGTAAGCCCAATCTCGCCCCTTTTGTTCTTCGGTAAGTCGATACCTGAAATACGAGCCATGTTGCTATTTTGATTTTTAAATGTTAACTGCGCTTGCGCTTATCCCTGGCGTTGCTTATAACGGGGATTCTTTTTGTTGATCACGTACAGCCTACCTTTTCTCTTCACGATCTTGCAATCTGTACTTCTTTTCTTGATAGAAGCTCTGACTTTCATGATGAATGTTTATAATTATTTATGTTCCAATTACTTATACCTGAAAATGATCCTTCCCCTGCTCAAATCATAAGGGCTCATCTCCACACCCACCTTATCGCCCGGAAGAATTCTGATATAGTGCATCCGCATTTTCCCGGAGATGGTGGCCAGTATCTCATGACCATTTTCCAATTTCACCTTGAACATTGCGTTCGACAATGCTTCTAATATTATCCCGTCTTGCTTTATAAGTGCTTGTTTCGCCATACAGATTTTGGGAGCGCAAAGATAGCATTATTACCCCGAATCTGAAAAAATATAATAATTTTTTTTCAGAGCCTGTGGATAACACCTGCTTTTTCGCTGCTCAGGGCGCAAATCTACATCAAAATCAATTGGGATGCAACTCAACTTTGGTCATGGCCAGGTAGTAGTTCTGGAGCTCATGCACGTAAATTGAGCGGTTGATGTGCCGCCTGTCTTCCCGGTACCAGATGTCCATTCCCATAAAACTGCCTGCCTGCGGTATCCAGAGGCGGAACGGACCTTTCAGGTATTTCACCGAACCATCGGTCTGAAACTGAGCCTCAAACCCCAGAGTCAGCAGTTGTTCGTGATTCAGCGGAATGGGATGTACATCTTCCGCAGGGTACCAGAATTCCTGCACATCCGTTTTTACCTGTACCAGTTTATCATCCTTCTGTACCCCGGTTACCTCTCCTCTCCATTCTCTTCCTTCAAAACTGGCAATTACATAATCTCCTGCTTTTAAGTCGTGAACGTTGATCATATGGCAAATTTTAATGGAATATACCATTTTTTTCTATTCCGCCCAACTCATTACATAGCCTTGATTTTCAATATCCAATGCGGCTTTTGTGAGTTGAAGCGGGTGAAAAGTATCGATCATTACGGCCAGTTCCTTTGTTTCTTTAGCTCCAATGCTTTTCTCCACGGCTCCGGGGTGTGGTCCGTGCGGAATTCCGGCGGGATGCAGGGTAATCATCCCCCTGGTCACATGTTTCCTGCTCATAAAATCGCCATCTACATAATAAAGCACCTCGTCGCTGTCTATATTACTATGGTTATAAGGAGCCGGGATGGCATCCGGATGGTAATCATAAAGCCGGGGAACGAAAGAGCAGATCACAAAGTTGTGCGCCTCAAAGGTCTGATGTACGGGAGGTGGCTGGTGCACCCTTCCGGTGATGGGTTCAAAATCGTGGATGGAGAATGCAAATGGGTAGCAACAACCATCCCACCCCACCACATCAAAAGGATGCGTGCCGTAATGCAGTCCGTACATCATTCCTTTTTTCTTTGCCCGCACCAGGAAATCACCAACTTCATCGTGTGTGGCCAGGCGATGCGGAGGACGAATATCACGTTCGCAGAAAGGTGAATGCTCCAGCAATTGCCCGAACTTGCTCATATACCTTTTAGGATACCGTACCGGACTGAACGATTCCACGATCAGTAAACGGTTCTCTTCGGAGGCAAAGTGCAACTGATAAATGGTGCCCCGCGGGATCACCAGGTAATCGCCATAACCGAAGTCGATTTCACCGTACATGGTTTTCAATACGCCTTTGCCTTCGTGCACGAAAATCACTTCATCCGCATCGGCATT encodes the following:
- the rpsD gene encoding 30S ribosomal protein S4 — encoded protein: MARYTGPKTKISRIFGEPILGNGKWLNKNSNPPGQHGAARKRKSLGEYALQLREKQKAKYTYGVLEKQFRRTFEEAARRKGVTGENLIKLLEARLDNTVFRLGIAPSRPAARQLVSHKHITVNGDVVNVPSYQLKPGDIIGLKEKSAANTAVTSVIRGKNQKFSWIDWNETEMQGTFVAYPERESVPENIKEQLIVELYSK
- the rpsK gene encoding 30S ribosomal protein S11; protein product: MAKAQGGKGNAAKASTKKRIVKVDAYGDAHISASFNNIIISLTNKTGQVISWSSAGKMGFRGSKKNTPYAAQMAAQDAAKVALEAGMKRCDVYVKGPGSGREGAIRALANSGIEVTMIKDVTPLPHNGCRPPKKRRV
- the rpsM gene encoding 30S ribosomal protein S13 is translated as MARISGIDLPKNKRGEIGLTYIYGIGRSTAQYILNKAGISFDKKVNEWNDEEQAAIRNIINGEFKVEGQLRSEVQMNIKRLLDIACYRGLRHRKGLPVRGQRTKTNSRTRKGKRKTVAGKKKAPKK
- the ykgO gene encoding type B 50S ribosomal protein L36, which codes for MKVRASIKKRSTDCKIVKRKGRLYVINKKNPRYKQRQG
- the infA gene encoding translation initiation factor IF-1 encodes the protein MAKQALIKQDGIILEALSNAMFKVKLENGHEILATISGKMRMHYIRILPGDKVGVEMSPYDLSRGRIIFRYK
- a CDS encoding homogentisate 1,2-dioxygenase, with translation MPHYHKMGTIPHKRHTQFRKPNGQLYSEQLFSTEGFSNDYSLLYHCHPPTQIVRTEPQYSVAPEIAEEKMLSHRSFEGFKVPPADDFLESRIPVLVNNDCHIVLAAPRKSMETYFYKNADADEVIFVHEGKGVLKTMYGEIDFGYGDYLVIPRGTIYQLHFASEENRLLIVESFSPVRYPKRYMSKFGQLLEHSPFCERDIRPPHRLATHDEVGDFLVRAKKKGMMYGLHYGTHPFDVVGWDGCCYPFAFSIHDFEPITGRVHQPPPVHQTFEAHNFVICSFVPRLYDYHPDAIPAPYNHSNIDSDEVLYYVDGDFMSRKHVTRGMITLHPAGIPHGPHPGAVEKSIGAKETKELAVMIDTFHPLQLTKAALDIENQGYVMSWAE